TCAGCACCTCGCCGGCGCCGGGAACGGGTTGCGCAACATCGACCACAGACAGGGCCTCCGGCCCGCCGAAGGCGGAAAACTGTGCTGCTCTCATGACGCGTCTCCGCCGTTGAATCGCGATGGCGCTCGCCGCGCCTCGTTCCTATATGGGCGGAAATCGTTGGTTTGAAGGGAAGCGCGCCAATCGGCGACGGCGTCCCTCGCCAGAGGGACCGCAGCATGCTCGATATATTCGCCCAGCCTGAACCGGAAGGGTCGCCGCGCGAGGACGCCGCGCTGCTCGATGCCTACTCGACCGCCGTCGCCGGCATCGTCGAGCGTGTCGGGCCGACCGTCGTGCGCGTCGAGACGCGGCAGACCGCCGGCTCGCGCCGCGGCGGCACCGGCTCCGGCGTCATTCTCTCGTCGGACGGGCTGATCCTCACCAATAGCCACGTCGTCGCCAGCGCCGCGGTCATCGGCCTTGCCGACACCGAAGGGCGCACCACCGATGCGCAGTTGCTGGGCGACGATCCCGACACCGACCTCGCGCTCATCCGCGCCAACGCCGCGCGCGACCTGCCGGCCGCGACCCTCGGCGTCTCGCGCACGCTGAAGCGCGGCCAGTTGGTGGCAGCGATCGGCAATCCGCTGGGCTTCGACTGGACGGTCACCGCCGGCGTCATCTCCGCCCTCGGCCGCTCGCTGCCGACCGGCACCGGCCGGCTGATCGAGGACGTCATCCAGACCGACGCGGCGCTGAACCCCGGCAACTCAGGCGGCCCGCTGGTCGCCTCGAGCGGCGA
The sequence above is drawn from the Bauldia sp. genome and encodes:
- a CDS encoding trypsin-like peptidase domain-containing protein, which translates into the protein MLDIFAQPEPEGSPREDAALLDAYSTAVAGIVERVGPTVVRVETRQTAGSRRGGTGSGVILSSDGLILTNSHVVASAAVIGLADTEGRTTDAQLLGDDPDTDLALIRANAARDLPAATLGVSRTLKRGQLVAAIGNPLGFDWTVTAGVISALGRSLPTGTGRLIEDVIQTDAALNPGNSGGPLVASSGEVIGINTAVIPGAQGISFAVASDTARFVLGELVRHGRVRRAFIGVSAETAVVPRRFALAAGLAGNTGAVLRTIDQTGPASAGGLLTGDVVVALDEVPVAGVGDLIRLLTADKITRVVAVDVLRLGKPRRFWIGPTERATKRQRPKG